From a single Salvelinus sp. IW2-2015 linkage group LG22, ASM291031v2, whole genome shotgun sequence genomic region:
- the LOC111949966 gene encoding serine/arginine-rich splicing factor 7 isoform X2, with product MSYHSSSRSSSRNTDCKVYVGDLGNGAAKGELERAFSYYGPLRTVWVARNPPGFAFVEYEDARDAEDAVKGMDGKVLCGSRIRVELSTGMSRKTKHGRPSRRHFDPQDRCYQCGDRGHYAYDCYRFSKRGGGRRSRSRSRSRSRSVSRSRGSRYRSRSRSNDRRHRSPSYPKRRKRSGSPVRSKSRTSVRSRSRSRSGSRARGRSASRSRSRSRSPSHKRNSRSRSPSQKKSPTPGED from the exons ATGTCATACCACTCGTCTTCTCGCAGCTCTTCTCGTAACACCGATTGCAAGGTCTATGTTGGCGACTTAGGCAACGGGGCTGCCAAGGGTGAGCTAGAGCGGGCGTTCAGTTACTATGGCCCTTTACGCACGGTTTGGGTGGCCAGGAACCCCCCAGGTTTCGCCTTTGTGGAGTATGAGGATGCCCGTGACGCAGAGGACGCAGTTAAAGGCATGGATGGAAA gGTGCTGTGCGGCTCTCGGATCCGTGTKGAGCTGTCCACTGGCATGTCACGGAAGACCAAACATGGCCGCCCCAGCCGCCGCCACTTTGACCCTCAAGACCGCTGCTACCAGTGTGGGGACAGGGGCCACTATGCCTACGACTGCTACCGTTTCAGCAAGAGGGGAGGAGGTCGTCGGAGCAG ATCACGCTCTCGCTCCCGGTCTCGTTCCGTCTCCAGGTCACGTGGCAGCCGCTATCGATCCCGCTCCCGCAGCAATGACCG CAGGCACCGCTCCCCATCTTATCCCAAACGTAGGAAGAG GTCTGGTTCCCCTGTGCGGTCAAAGTCCAGGACCTCTGTTAGGAG TCGTTCCCGTTCTCGGTCGGGGTCCCGGGCCAGAGGGCGCTCGGCGTCTCGCTCTCGCTCCAGATCCCGCTCTCCCAGCCATAAGAGGAATAG tCGTTCCAGATCTCCAAGCCAGAAAAAGAGCCCCACCCCAGGCGAAGATTGA
- the LOC111949966 gene encoding serine/arginine-rich splicing factor 7 isoform X1 → MSYHSSSRSSSRNTDCKVYVGDLGNGAAKGELERAFSYYGPLRTVWVARNPPGFAFVEYEDARDAEDAVKGMDGKVLCGSRIRVELSTGMSRKTKHGRPSRRHFDPQDRCYQCGDRGHYAYDCYRFSKRGGGRRSRSRSRSRSRSVSRSRGSRYRSRSRSNDRSRHRSPSYPKRRKRSGSPVRSKSRTSVRSRSRSRSGSRARGRSASRSRSRSRSPSHKRNSRSRSPSQKKSPTPGED, encoded by the exons ATGTCATACCACTCGTCTTCTCGCAGCTCTTCTCGTAACACCGATTGCAAGGTCTATGTTGGCGACTTAGGCAACGGGGCTGCCAAGGGTGAGCTAGAGCGGGCGTTCAGTTACTATGGCCCTTTACGCACGGTTTGGGTGGCCAGGAACCCCCCAGGTTTCGCCTTTGTGGAGTATGAGGATGCCCGTGACGCAGAGGACGCAGTTAAAGGCATGGATGGAAA gGTGCTGTGCGGCTCTCGGATCCGTGTKGAGCTGTCCACTGGCATGTCACGGAAGACCAAACATGGCCGCCCCAGCCGCCGCCACTTTGACCCTCAAGACCGCTGCTACCAGTGTGGGGACAGGGGCCACTATGCCTACGACTGCTACCGTTTCAGCAAGAGGGGAGGAGGTCGTCGGAGCAG ATCACGCTCTCGCTCCCGGTCTCGTTCCGTCTCCAGGTCACGTGGCAGCCGCTATCGATCCCGCTCCCGCAGCAATGACCG CAGCAGGCACCGCTCCCCATCTTATCCCAAACGTAGGAAGAG GTCTGGTTCCCCTGTGCGGTCAAAGTCCAGGACCTCTGTTAGGAG TCGTTCCCGTTCTCGGTCGGGGTCCCGGGCCAGAGGGCGCTCGGCGTCTCGCTCTCGCTCCAGATCCCGCTCTCCCAGCCATAAGAGGAATAG tCGTTCCAGATCTCCAAGCCAGAAAAAGAGCCCCACCCCAGGCGAAGATTGA
- the LOC111949966 gene encoding serine/arginine-rich splicing factor 7 isoform X3: MSYHSSSRSSSRNTDCKVYVGDLGNGAAKGELERAFSYYGPLRTVWVARNPPGFAFVEYEDARDAEDAVKGMDGKVLCGSRIRVELSTGMSRKTKHGRPSRRHFDPQDRCYQCGDRGHYAYDCYRFSKRGGGRRSRSRSRSRSRSVSRSRGSRYRSRSRSNDRSRHRSPSYPKRRKRSGSPVRSKSRTSVRSRSRSRSGSRARGRSASRSRSRSRSPSHKRNRSLS, encoded by the exons ATGTCATACCACTCGTCTTCTCGCAGCTCTTCTCGTAACACCGATTGCAAGGTCTATGTTGGCGACTTAGGCAACGGGGCTGCCAAGGGTGAGCTAGAGCGGGCGTTCAGTTACTATGGCCCTTTACGCACGGTTTGGGTGGCCAGGAACCCCCCAGGTTTCGCCTTTGTGGAGTATGAGGATGCCCGTGACGCAGAGGACGCAGTTAAAGGCATGGATGGAAA gGTGCTGTGCGGCTCTCGGATCCGTGTKGAGCTGTCCACTGGCATGTCACGGAAGACCAAACATGGCCGCCCCAGCCGCCGCCACTTTGACCCTCAAGACCGCTGCTACCAGTGTGGGGACAGGGGCCACTATGCCTACGACTGCTACCGTTTCAGCAAGAGGGGAGGAGGTCGTCGGAGCAG ATCACGCTCTCGCTCCCGGTCTCGTTCCGTCTCCAGGTCACGTGGCAGCCGCTATCGATCCCGCTCCCGCAGCAATGACCG CAGCAGGCACCGCTCCCCATCTTATCCCAAACGTAGGAAGAG GTCTGGTTCCCCTGTGCGGTCAAAGTCCAGGACCTCTGTTAGGAG TCGTTCCCGTTCTCGGTCGGGGTCCCGGGCCAGAGGGCGCTCGGCGTCTCGCTCTCGCTCCAGATCCCGCTCTCCCAGCCATAAGAGGAATAG GTCCCTCTCCTAG